Proteins encoded within one genomic window of Luteolibacter sp. Y139:
- a CDS encoding VOC family protein: MSRLYDHIDLRVPSLRDATPFYEVLLPALGFTRRVDVEGWLQYESVGEPAGAFFGVTESTGHIANENRVAFWAASNAEVDRLAMIAVRAGARNVEGPVPYEAGYYAVFFEDPFGNRFEVCHREEVSMD, translated from the coding sequence ATGTCCCGCCTCTACGATCATATCGATTTGCGGGTTCCGTCGCTTCGCGATGCAACTCCGTTTTATGAGGTTCTACTTCCTGCGCTTGGTTTTACCCGGCGGGTGGATGTGGAAGGGTGGCTGCAATATGAGAGCGTCGGCGAACCGGCAGGGGCTTTCTTTGGGGTAACCGAGTCAACGGGTCACATTGCGAACGAGAACCGCGTCGCCTTTTGGGCGGCGAGCAATGCCGAGGTGGATCGGCTTGCGATGATAGCCGTCCGGGCCGGAGCCCGGAATGTCGAGGGACCCGTGCCGTATGAGGCTGGATACTATGCGGTCTTCTTCGAGGATCCCTTCGGCAACCGTTTCGAAGTGTGCCATCGGGAAGAGGTATCGATGGACTAG
- a CDS encoding App1 family protein, whose amino-acid sequence MTPRDFLRLLHRAAAVTEEAVDEVRRDLWRATGRHQPRHISAYQGWADGSRVHVSGRVLANRPAGGPLDDHDWWDNLVNTWRRWESDEVPGVSVRLRFKDQEQTVVTDEEGYYQAEFTVPAPSHDGLLWLTCGAAIEGGEGAAEGTIEAEHDIMVPPTTAAFGIISDLDDTVIHTGITSLLLAAKLTFLENAKTRKPLEGVASLYQALQLGQAKRPVNPLFYISSSPWNLHDLLADFLRLNEIPPGPLLLRDVGLDRTKFIKEPGHGHKEAKALGLLDAYPDLPFVLIGDSGQDDPGIYASVAEQRPGRVVAIYIRDIDPETDSEQDTAVHRAVERAAAVAVPMVLARDSLMIAEHASRIGLIPPAPMTAVIEEIQADRQRPGAGEEAMQQALHSMLGEDGKD is encoded by the coding sequence ATGACTCCGCGTGACTTCCTTCGTCTGCTTCATCGCGCTGCGGCCGTGACCGAGGAAGCGGTGGATGAGGTTCGCCGCGATCTCTGGCGGGCGACGGGCCGCCACCAGCCGCGTCACATCTCCGCCTATCAAGGGTGGGCGGATGGCTCGCGTGTCCACGTGAGCGGTCGCGTGCTGGCGAACCGTCCCGCGGGTGGTCCGCTCGATGACCATGACTGGTGGGACAATCTGGTCAACACGTGGCGGCGTTGGGAAAGTGACGAGGTGCCGGGTGTATCCGTCAGGCTGCGCTTCAAGGATCAGGAGCAGACAGTCGTCACGGATGAGGAGGGATATTATCAGGCTGAGTTTACGGTGCCGGCCCCGAGTCATGACGGGCTTCTCTGGCTTACCTGCGGGGCTGCGATTGAAGGTGGTGAGGGGGCGGCTGAAGGAACAATCGAAGCGGAGCATGATATCATGGTGCCGCCCACCACTGCCGCCTTCGGCATCATCAGTGATCTCGATGACACTGTCATCCATACGGGCATCACCAGCCTGCTCCTTGCGGCGAAGCTGACCTTTCTGGAGAACGCCAAGACCCGTAAGCCGCTTGAGGGAGTGGCGTCGCTTTACCAGGCACTCCAGCTCGGGCAGGCGAAGAGGCCGGTCAATCCGCTGTTCTACATTTCCAGCTCGCCTTGGAACCTGCACGACTTGCTGGCCGATTTCCTGCGCCTCAATGAGATCCCGCCGGGGCCCTTGCTATTGCGTGATGTCGGCTTGGATCGCACGAAGTTCATCAAGGAACCTGGCCATGGCCACAAGGAGGCAAAAGCCCTGGGCCTGCTCGATGCTTATCCTGACCTGCCCTTCGTGCTGATCGGCGACTCCGGTCAGGATGATCCTGGGATCTATGCATCCGTCGCCGAGCAACGGCCTGGACGAGTCGTCGCCATCTACATCCGCGACATTGATCCGGAAACCGACTCGGAACAGGACACTGCGGTGCATCGTGCCGTGGAGCGGGCAGCGGCCGTGGCAGTGCCGATGGTGCTGGCGAGGGATAGCCTGATGATCGCGGAGCACGCGAGCCGGATCGGCTTGATTCCACCGGCTCCGATGACCGCGGTCATCGAGGAGATCCAAGCGGATCGCCAGCGTCCCGGAGCGGGAGAAGAAGCGATGCAGCAGGCGCTTCACTCCATGCTTGGCGAAGACGGCAAGGATTGA
- a CDS encoding ABC1 kinase family protein translates to MKIAPANLRRYKDVAWLFMKYGSRVISADADFSDAFNGDAPEAAKDATMLASDLERLGPAFVKIGQLLSTRADLLPPPFLEALSRLQDQVEPVPADRIKAVIEEELGVRISKAFGEFDEKPLAAASLGQVHVGMLRGGRRVAVKVQRPEIRKEITADLDSLEEVAAFLDAHTDFGRKYELARLVGQFRTSLFHELDYLREAANLEELRRNLTGFPQLVVPEVVPDYSTGRVLTMDYLPGTKITSLSGAVMTDLDGGVLAEELFGAYLKQILVDGFFHADPHPGNLLLTHDRKIAILDLGMTGRVQQRMRDQLVHLLAGISEGNGVQTAEAAMSLAAAREEAIDRAGFTSAVEEIVGAAKSRNLADIDMGTIVLQVTRASAEAGLRIPEEMSMIGKALLNLDRVGTVLSPGFDPQQSIRRNLAGISKARIKETLTSANLMGVLTETKQFVAQLPLRLNRIFDLVAENKLKVTVDSLDEKSLIQGLQKVANRITTGLILAALIVGSAMLARVDTSFRLFGYPGLAMILFLAAAAGGLMLFFQILVKDR, encoded by the coding sequence ATGAAAATCGCTCCCGCGAATCTCCGGCGCTACAAGGATGTGGCGTGGCTCTTCATGAAGTATGGCAGTCGTGTGATCTCCGCGGATGCGGACTTCTCCGATGCCTTCAACGGCGATGCTCCGGAGGCGGCGAAGGATGCGACGATGCTGGCGAGTGATCTGGAGCGTCTGGGGCCGGCGTTCGTGAAGATCGGGCAATTGCTATCCACGAGGGCGGACCTGTTGCCACCGCCTTTTCTGGAAGCACTCAGTCGCTTGCAGGATCAAGTGGAACCGGTGCCGGCGGATCGCATCAAGGCGGTGATCGAGGAAGAACTCGGCGTACGGATTTCGAAGGCATTTGGGGAATTCGATGAGAAGCCCTTGGCCGCGGCCTCACTGGGTCAGGTTCATGTCGGGATGCTGCGCGGTGGCAGGCGAGTGGCGGTAAAGGTCCAGCGGCCTGAGATCCGGAAGGAGATCACCGCAGACCTTGATAGCTTGGAGGAGGTGGCTGCGTTTCTCGACGCGCACACCGACTTCGGGCGGAAGTATGAGCTGGCACGGCTGGTCGGTCAGTTCCGCACCAGCCTCTTCCATGAGTTGGACTACCTGCGCGAGGCCGCGAACTTGGAAGAGCTGCGACGCAATTTAACAGGCTTCCCTCAACTGGTGGTGCCGGAGGTGGTGCCGGACTACTCGACGGGTCGCGTGCTTACCATGGACTACCTGCCCGGAACCAAGATCACCTCACTCTCCGGCGCGGTGATGACGGATCTGGATGGCGGCGTGCTCGCTGAGGAACTCTTCGGTGCCTACCTGAAGCAGATCCTGGTCGATGGCTTCTTCCATGCCGATCCTCATCCGGGCAACCTGTTGCTGACCCATGACCGGAAGATTGCGATTCTCGATCTGGGGATGACGGGACGGGTTCAGCAACGCATGAGGGATCAGCTTGTCCATCTGCTGGCCGGTATCAGCGAGGGCAATGGGGTGCAAACGGCGGAGGCTGCGATGAGCCTCGCTGCGGCGAGGGAAGAGGCGATTGATCGCGCGGGTTTCACTAGTGCGGTCGAGGAAATCGTGGGTGCGGCGAAGTCGAGGAACCTGGCCGACATCGACATGGGAACGATCGTTCTTCAGGTGACTCGAGCGTCGGCCGAGGCGGGACTGAGGATTCCCGAGGAGATGAGCATGATCGGCAAGGCGCTCCTGAATCTGGATCGGGTGGGGACGGTGCTCAGTCCGGGTTTCGACCCCCAGCAGTCCATCCGGCGGAATCTGGCGGGCATCAGCAAGGCCCGGATCAAGGAGACGCTGACTTCCGCGAATCTGATGGGAGTGCTGACCGAGACGAAGCAGTTCGTAGCGCAGCTTCCCTTGCGGCTGAACCGGATCTTCGACCTCGTTGCGGAGAACAAGCTGAAGGTGACGGTCGATTCCCTCGACGAGAAAAGTCTGATCCAAGGGCTGCAAAAGGTGGCAAATCGAATCACCACGGGATTGATCCTGGCAGCGTTGATTGTCGGCAGTGCGATGCTCGCGCGGGTGGATACGAGCTTCCGGCTCTTCGGCTATCCGGGCTTGGCCATGATCCTCTTCCTCGCGGCAGCCGCTGGCGGCCTGATGCTCTTTTTCCAGATCCTTGTGAAGGACCGCTGA
- a CDS encoding ABC transporter ATP-binding protein: MIEVRQLTKSFARHQAVKGIDFNVSPGEIVGFLGPNGAGKTTTLRMLTGYLPPTSGSARVAGYDIFRQSLEARRCIGYMPENVPLYDDMRVREYLKYRASLKGLGSRDARRRVNEVIDICGLEAVRRKMIRVLSKGYRQRVGLADALVHEPQLLILDEPTNGLDPNQIRQIRDLIKKLSEKHTILLSTHILHEVEMTCGRVIIIDNGQIKAQDTPQNLVAGMRAAGRVHAEISGDLGVIGPALQRLDNVKRVTSEPLTDDWAHYEILVDSGTDARERIHEVVSQYGWPMRSLHRKDATLEDVFVELTRRD, translated from the coding sequence ATGATCGAAGTTCGGCAACTGACCAAGAGCTTTGCCCGTCACCAGGCGGTCAAAGGGATTGATTTCAACGTCTCCCCCGGCGAAATCGTCGGCTTTCTAGGGCCAAACGGCGCCGGCAAGACGACCACCCTGCGGATGCTGACCGGCTACCTGCCGCCCACTTCCGGCAGCGCCCGGGTCGCCGGCTACGATATTTTCCGCCAGTCCCTCGAGGCCCGCCGCTGCATCGGCTACATGCCGGAGAACGTCCCGCTCTATGACGACATGCGGGTCCGCGAGTATCTCAAATACCGGGCCAGCCTGAAGGGTCTCGGCAGCCGGGACGCCCGCCGCCGGGTCAATGAGGTGATCGACATCTGCGGGCTGGAAGCCGTCCGCCGGAAAATGATCCGGGTTCTCTCCAAGGGCTACCGCCAGCGGGTCGGCCTCGCCGATGCCCTGGTCCACGAGCCCCAGCTCCTGATCCTCGACGAGCCCACCAACGGACTGGATCCCAATCAGATCCGCCAAATCCGCGATTTGATCAAAAAGCTTTCGGAAAAGCATACCATCCTGCTTTCCACCCACATCCTGCACGAGGTCGAAATGACCTGCGGCCGGGTCATCATCATCGATAACGGCCAGATCAAGGCCCAGGACACCCCGCAGAACCTCGTCGCCGGCATGCGCGCCGCCGGCCGGGTCCACGCCGAGATTTCCGGCGACCTCGGGGTGATCGGCCCCGCCCTGCAACGGCTGGACAACGTGAAACGCGTCACTTCCGAGCCGCTGACCGACGATTGGGCCCACTACGAGATCCTCGTCGACTCCGGAACGGACGCCCGCGAGCGCATCCACGAGGTGGTCAGCCAATACGGCTGGCCGATGCGCAGCCTCCACCGGAAGGACGCCACGCTGGAGGACGTCTTCGTCGAGCTGACCCGCCGCGACTAA
- a CDS encoding 2-oxoglutarate dehydrogenase E1 component: protein MKSSVSARLNADLLEQQYALWCADPRSVDPTWSAFFEGFELGVAQLKPKNGEGAPAAPVAAAAPAAAGSPSETDLAFYGKVVSLVYNFRALGHTQAHINPLADHQERNPRLDISQFGFTEADMDREASNPLFRDGAKMKLRDMVAALEATYSGFIGFEFTHIHNTTVRNWVRRHIEDHALRGDDPADRKTRALGWLIEADSFENFLGKKFLGEKRFSLEGGEGAMVVLNAILEKCPAAGVLEIEMGMAHRGRLNILANFVRKSLTTILYEFTPNYMPDLVAGDGDVKYHLGYESVRDLPDGKVRVSLAANPSHLEAVNPVVEGKARARQRILGDDGVATDRKRVLPILLHGDAAFAGQGPVAECLNLSQLPGYRTGGTIHLIINNQIGFTTMPADARSSAYATDVAKMIEAPILHVNGEVPMELYWAAQFALEFRQQFGRDVVIDMYCYRRQGHNETDQAAFTQPHIYKLIQARETIGQIYKKQLVAQGALSQADADKIEQDIWDRFEAGHAKMVEMQEKGERSAFSGSTAVEQMPYTHAPVPTGIGRDLLQHVGKVLTTVPEGFNLHPTLAKRFVPRRQEALQNGGPIDWAFAESLAWGALLTEGHQVRLSGQDCRRGTFSHRHAVFYDSETRARYIPLEHVSPTQAKFCVYNSFLSEFAVLGFDYGYSLGAPNMLTLWEAQFGDFSNGAQVIIDQFIASAESKWQTPSDLVMLLPHGYEGQGPEHSSARLERFLQLCAGKNIIVGNFTTPAQYFHALRRQKMRPFRKPLILMTPKSLLTRPEAVSQEADFLEGSCFQEVLPDPMHFDDPMSVERVIFCSGKVYYDLAAYREEHGIKNTAILRVEQLYPFHDELIAALVGQYGAANKFVWAQEEPLNMGAWSYIFPRLEKVLDRRVRYAGRNRASSPAAGSKAQHYKESKALFEAAFTV from the coding sequence ATGAAATCGTCGGTTTCCGCCCGCTTGAATGCGGACCTGTTGGAACAACAATACGCGCTGTGGTGCGCGGATCCCCGCTCGGTCGACCCTACATGGTCGGCCTTTTTTGAAGGCTTCGAGCTCGGGGTAGCCCAGCTCAAGCCGAAGAATGGGGAAGGAGCCCCGGCCGCGCCGGTCGCCGCAGCAGCACCCGCCGCTGCAGGCAGCCCCAGCGAGACCGACCTCGCGTTCTACGGCAAGGTCGTGAGCCTAGTGTACAATTTCCGGGCGCTCGGCCACACCCAGGCGCACATCAACCCGCTCGCCGACCACCAGGAGCGCAATCCACGGCTGGATATTTCCCAATTCGGCTTCACCGAGGCGGACATGGACCGCGAGGCGTCCAACCCGCTCTTCCGCGACGGCGCGAAGATGAAGCTGCGGGACATGGTCGCCGCACTGGAGGCCACCTACTCGGGCTTCATCGGCTTCGAGTTCACCCACATTCACAACACCACCGTCCGCAACTGGGTCCGTCGCCACATCGAGGACCACGCGCTGCGCGGCGACGATCCGGCCGACCGCAAGACCCGTGCGCTCGGCTGGCTGATCGAGGCGGACAGCTTCGAGAATTTCCTCGGGAAGAAGTTCCTCGGCGAGAAGCGCTTCTCGCTGGAAGGCGGCGAAGGCGCGATGGTGGTCTTGAACGCCATCCTTGAGAAGTGTCCGGCTGCCGGCGTGCTGGAGATCGAGATGGGCATGGCCCACCGCGGTCGCCTGAACATCCTCGCGAACTTCGTCCGGAAGTCGCTCACGACGATCCTTTACGAATTCACGCCGAACTACATGCCCGACCTCGTGGCGGGTGATGGCGACGTGAAATACCACCTCGGCTACGAGAGCGTGCGCGACCTGCCGGATGGCAAGGTCCGCGTCAGCCTCGCGGCCAACCCGAGCCACCTCGAAGCCGTCAATCCGGTGGTCGAGGGCAAGGCCCGCGCCCGCCAGCGCATCCTGGGTGACGACGGTGTCGCCACGGATCGCAAGCGCGTGCTGCCGATCCTGCTTCACGGGGACGCCGCCTTCGCCGGCCAAGGTCCGGTCGCCGAGTGTCTCAATCTTTCCCAGCTTCCGGGCTACCGCACCGGCGGCACGATCCATCTCATCATCAACAACCAGATCGGCTTCACCACCATGCCGGCTGATGCGCGCTCGTCCGCCTACGCGACCGACGTGGCGAAGATGATCGAGGCACCGATCCTGCACGTGAACGGCGAGGTGCCGATGGAGCTCTACTGGGCCGCCCAATTCGCCCTCGAGTTCCGCCAGCAGTTCGGCCGCGACGTGGTGATCGACATGTATTGCTACCGCCGTCAGGGCCACAACGAGACCGACCAGGCCGCGTTCACCCAGCCGCACATCTACAAGCTGATCCAGGCCCGCGAGACGATCGGCCAGATCTACAAGAAGCAGCTCGTCGCCCAAGGCGCTCTGAGCCAGGCCGACGCAGACAAGATCGAGCAGGATATCTGGGACCGCTTCGAAGCCGGTCACGCGAAGATGGTGGAGATGCAAGAGAAGGGCGAGCGCAGTGCCTTCAGCGGCTCGACCGCCGTCGAGCAGATGCCCTACACCCACGCTCCGGTGCCGACGGGCATCGGCCGCGACTTGCTCCAGCATGTCGGCAAGGTGCTCACCACCGTGCCGGAGGGTTTCAATCTTCACCCGACGCTCGCCAAGCGCTTCGTGCCGCGTCGCCAAGAGGCGCTGCAGAATGGCGGCCCGATCGATTGGGCATTCGCCGAGTCGCTCGCCTGGGGTGCGCTGCTTACCGAAGGCCATCAGGTCCGCTTGTCGGGTCAGGATTGCCGCCGCGGCACCTTCTCGCACCGCCACGCGGTGTTCTATGATTCCGAGACGCGCGCCCGCTACATCCCGCTGGAGCATGTGAGCCCGACGCAGGCGAAGTTCTGCGTTTACAACTCCTTCCTCTCCGAGTTCGCCGTGCTCGGCTTCGACTACGGCTACTCGCTCGGCGCGCCGAACATGCTGACGCTGTGGGAAGCCCAGTTCGGTGACTTCTCGAATGGCGCGCAGGTCATCATCGACCAGTTCATCGCCTCCGCCGAGTCGAAGTGGCAGACGCCGTCCGACCTGGTGATGCTGCTGCCGCACGGCTATGAAGGCCAGGGTCCGGAGCACTCCAGTGCCCGCCTTGAGCGCTTCCTCCAGCTTTGCGCCGGGAAGAACATCATCGTCGGTAACTTCACGACGCCGGCCCAGTACTTCCACGCGCTGCGTCGCCAGAAGATGCGGCCTTTCCGCAAGCCGCTGATCCTGATGACGCCGAAGAGCCTGCTCACGCGTCCGGAAGCGGTGTCGCAAGAGGCCGATTTCCTCGAAGGCTCCTGCTTCCAGGAAGTGCTGCCGGATCCGATGCACTTCGACGACCCGATGTCGGTCGAGCGGGTGATTTTCTGCTCGGGCAAGGTCTACTACGATCTCGCTGCCTACCGCGAGGAGCACGGCATCAAGAACACTGCCATCCTCCGGGTGGAGCAGCTCTATCCCTTCCACGACGAGCTCATCGCCGCGCTGGTGGGTCAGTATGGCGCCGCGAACAAGTTCGTCTGGGCTCAGGAAGAGCCGCTCAACATGGGTGCCTGGTCCTACATCTTCCCGCGCCTCGAAAAGGTGCTGGATCGCCGCGTCCGCTATGCCGGTCGCAACCGCGCCTCCAGCCCGGCGGCCGGTTCCAAGGCCCAGCACTACAAGGAAAGCAAGGCCCTGTTCGAAGCCGCATTCACCGTCTGA
- the sucB gene encoding dihydrolipoyllysine-residue succinyltransferase, translated as MSLEVKVPAAGESITSANVARWHKQNGETVRKGEVLVTLETDKVSSELEAAADGVLTILVGEGEEVAIGTVIAKLEGGAAPASSGSEGLKTGTPASLADAATPIPAAAAAPASGQVIDVKVPAAGESITSANVGRWHKGDGSAITKGEVLVTLETDKVSSELEAEASGILQILVAEGNEVAIGTVVARITVGAAPAAAAAATPAPAPAAAPAPSTAAVVKSTPAPAPAPAPAAAAPAPRTFELPAAPSAPAAAAAPVSDGRTTRKKMSMLRRKIATHLVNAQQTAAILTTFNEADMTAVMELRKNVQEDFLKKHGVKLGFMSFFVKAVVQALKDVPQVNGMIDGQDIVENHFYDIGVAIGTEKGLIVPVIRDADKKSFAEIERDIIGYANKAKEGKISIEDLQGGVFTISNGGTYGSLLSTPILNPPQSGILGMHTIQQRPMAVNNQVVIRPMMYLALSYDHRIVDGKEAVTFLIRIKEGIENPTRLLLEM; from the coding sequence ATGTCTCTCGAAGTCAAAGTCCCCGCCGCCGGCGAATCCATCACCTCCGCCAACGTCGCCCGCTGGCACAAGCAGAACGGTGAAACCGTCCGCAAAGGAGAAGTCCTCGTAACGCTCGAAACCGACAAGGTCTCCAGCGAACTCGAAGCCGCCGCTGACGGTGTGCTCACGATTCTCGTCGGGGAAGGGGAGGAAGTGGCGATCGGCACCGTGATCGCGAAGCTTGAAGGTGGCGCTGCACCCGCTTCTTCCGGAAGTGAAGGTCTCAAGACCGGCACTCCCGCAAGTCTTGCCGATGCCGCCACGCCGATCCCGGCGGCTGCTGCCGCTCCGGCAAGTGGCCAAGTCATCGACGTGAAGGTTCCCGCTGCCGGTGAGTCCATCACTTCCGCCAACGTGGGTCGCTGGCACAAGGGCGATGGCTCCGCCATCACCAAGGGCGAGGTGCTCGTGACGCTCGAAACCGACAAGGTCTCCAGCGAGCTCGAAGCCGAGGCTTCCGGCATTCTTCAGATCCTCGTCGCCGAGGGCAACGAGGTGGCCATCGGTACCGTGGTCGCCCGCATCACCGTGGGCGCGGCTCCGGCTGCCGCCGCGGCTGCTACACCGGCACCGGCTCCAGCCGCTGCGCCCGCGCCGAGCACGGCTGCGGTGGTGAAGTCGACGCCAGCTCCTGCGCCCGCACCGGCTCCGGCCGCTGCGGCACCTGCGCCACGCACCTTTGAACTTCCTGCCGCGCCATCGGCTCCGGCTGCTGCTGCCGCTCCCGTTTCCGACGGCCGCACGACCCGCAAGAAGATGTCCATGCTGCGCCGCAAGATCGCGACGCATCTTGTGAATGCCCAGCAGACCGCCGCCATCCTGACCACCTTCAATGAGGCGGACATGACCGCTGTCATGGAACTGCGCAAGAATGTGCAGGAAGACTTCCTCAAGAAGCACGGCGTGAAGCTCGGCTTCATGTCCTTCTTCGTGAAGGCCGTGGTCCAGGCGCTCAAGGATGTGCCGCAGGTGAACGGCATGATCGATGGCCAGGACATCGTGGAGAACCACTTCTACGACATCGGAGTCGCCATCGGCACTGAGAAGGGCCTGATCGTCCCGGTCATCCGCGATGCCGACAAGAAGAGCTTCGCCGAGATCGAGCGCGATATCATCGGCTACGCCAACAAGGCGAAGGAAGGGAAGATCTCCATCGAGGACCTGCAAGGCGGTGTCTTCACCATCTCGAATGGCGGCACCTATGGCTCGCTGCTCAGCACACCGATCCTCAACCCGCCCCAAAGCGGTATCCTCGGCATGCACACCATCCAGCAGCGCCCGATGGCCGTGAACAACCAGGTCGTCATCCGCCCGATGATGTATCTCGCCCTCAGCTACGACCACCGCATCGTGGACGGCAAGGAAGCGGTGACGTTCCTGATCCGGATCAAGGAAGGGATCGAGAATCCGACGCGTCTCCTGCTGGAGATGTGA